A region of Trichoplusia ni isolate ovarian cell line Hi5 chromosome 23, tn1, whole genome shotgun sequence DNA encodes the following proteins:
- the LOC113504829 gene encoding protein YIF1A — MNFNASRNVGQAGGIRKAKRVSDVAAMGAPSPSPAFSPAPAYHPGYPPAGPPPPYHEGIQLDAGQDFSTPTPVGNFGYMGGYPQSPMVNTAHIGSMLHQPIVQDMALQYGNQLAAQGREVVQREINKYVPVSRLRYYFAVDSRYVLKKLLLILFPYTHKDWMVKYDQDSPVQPRYDINAPDLYIPSMGYVTYVLLAGFMLGLQQRFSPEQIGIQASSALAYIVFEMMMYLVTLYVTNTSTHLRTLDLLAYSGYKYTVMIASLLAGLLLGTTGYYCSLVYTSCALSYFLVKTLRLQLLSGAPAPEVSPYAGGAGGAGARGGGAGGAGGTKRRVYFLLFVAVTQPLLSCWLTYHLVPPPAAPAAP; from the exons ATGAACTTTAACGCTTCTAGAAATG TGGGTCAAGCTGGTGGCATACGCAAAGCAAAGCGTGTGAGTGATGTCGCAGCTATGGGGGCGCCGTCGCCTAGTCCAGCATTCAGTCCTGCACCGGCCTACCATCCAGGATACCCGCCTGCTGGACCCCCACCACCATACCATGAAGGGATACAATTAGATGCGGGCCAAGACTTCAGCACTCCCACACCAGTCGGCA attttggTTACATGGGAGGGTACCCTCAGTCTCCAATGGTAAACACAGCACACATAGGTTCCATGCTACATCAGCCCATTGTAcag GACATGGCCCTGCAGTACGGCAACCAGCTGGCGGCGCAGGGCCGGGAGGTGGTGCAGCGCGAGATCAACAAGTACGTGCCCGTGTCGCGCCTGCGGTACTACTTCGCGGTGGACTCGCGATACGTGCTCAAGAAACTGCTGCTCATCTTGTTCCCATATACACATAAG GACTGGATGGTGAAGTACGACCAGGACTCGCCGGTGCAGCCGCGCTACGACATCAACGCGCCCGACCTCTACATACCCTCCATGGGCTACGTCACCTACGTGCTGCTGGCTGGCTTCATGCTAG GTCTCCAGCAGCGCTTCTCGCCGGAACAGATCGGCATCCAAGCGTCCTCAGCTCTAGCCTACATCGTGTTCGAGATGATGATGTACCTGGTGACGCTGTACGTGACCAACACGAGCACGCACCTGCGCACGCTGGACCTGCTGGCCTACTCCGGGTACAAGTACACCGTCATGATAGCCAGCCTGCTGGCCGGCCTGCTGCTCGGGACCACCGGCTACTACTGCAGCCTCGTCTATACCAGCTGCGCCTTGTCGTACTTCCTG GTGAAGACGCTCCGCCTGCAGCTGCTGTCGGGCGCGCCGGCGCCGGAGGTGAGTCCGTACGCGGGgggggcggggggcgcgggggcgcgcggcgggggcgcggggggcgcgggcggcaccAAGCGGCGCGTGTACTTCCTGCTGTTCGTGGCCGTGACGCAGCCGCTGCTGTCGTGCTGGCTCACGTACCACCTGgtgccgccgcccgccgcgcccgccgcgccctaG
- the LOC113504770 gene encoding transmembrane protein 179, with amino-acid sequence MALTNVLLLSQIAGYVIGLILSLCIITPMSMHLNEFNDHCLLFSRGRWQEDGQLLVSWAPRTYCDYVLVIGVLMFIVCCVQIYRLSMFMYKGLDSSFLSAFMEAVGCMLLCGLAVSAAVMVTLGFMTWCQNIVERFPSCENAAGLNIDKQDNISTNGFYIEIGTAQFAVWAAFATWVGLAVFSTLKVCRYHQLENIQVSMYRERQRLVNDSGSPAAPGRSSPPADLM; translated from the exons ATGGCGTTAACGAATGTGCTGCTATTGAGCCAAATAGCAGGCTATGTAATTGGACTAATATTATCACTATGTATCATAACACCGATGAGCATGCACCTAAATGAATTCAA TGACCACTGCCTGCTGTTCTCTCGTGGCCGGTGGCAGGAGGATGGCCAGCTGCTGGTGTCGTGGGCCCCACGCACCTACTGCGACTATGTCCTCGTGATTGGAGTACTCATGTTCATAGTCTGCTGTGTGCAGATCTACAG GCTATCGATGTTCATGTACAAGGGTCTGGACAGCTCGTTCCTGTCCGCCTTCATGGAGGCGGTGGGCTGCATGCTGCTGTGCGGGCTGGCCGTGTCCGCCGCCGTCATGGTGACACTCGGCTTCATGACCTGGTGCCAGAACATCGTGGAGCGGTTCCCCAG TTGCGAGAACGCGGCCGGGTTGAACATTGATAAGCAAGATAACATCTCTACAAATGGTTTCTACATAGAGATTGGCACTGCACAG TTCGCAGTGTGGGCGGCGTTCGCGACGTGGGTGGGGCTGGCGGTGTTCTCGACGCTGAAGGTGTGCCGCTACCACCAGCTGGAGAACATCCAGGTGTCCATGTACCGCGAGCGGCAGCGCCTCGTCAACGACAGCGgctcgcccgccgcgcccggccgCTCCTCGCCGCCCGCCGACCTCATGTAG